The sequence below is a genomic window from Halosolutus gelatinilyticus.
TCGCGAGGCGAGGTCGGCGATCGGTTCGATGACCTCCTCGCTGCCCGGCGCGTACAGCGACCCGTCCGGGTGACAGAACCCGTTTTGCATGTCGACGACGACGATCGCGGTGGTGTCGGGTTCGAGGCGCATGTGTGAACGTAGGAACAGCATCGTCAAACCTTCTGCGATCGATTCGATAGATATCTACACAGTGTGCGGTTTCGTTTTCTGGACCGGTGCGATCGAGAACACCGCGAAAGCCCCTGGCGTTGAGCGGAAGCGAAGCTTCCGCGATGTTCGGGAGAGCAGCTCTCCCGTTGGTCTCCGGTCGAGGGGCTTGCTGCGCGCTTCCCTCACTGCGTTCGGTCAGTGCTTACTCAGCGAGACGCTTCGCGTCTCGCAGAGCCCTCGCTCCGCTCGCAAGGACTGCGCCCGTCTTCCCGGATGCCGGCAGCCCCTTTCAGTCCCACCCGCAGTGGCAGCCCGATCAGCCGTCACGGGTGGGGTTTTCGTGGCGTTTCAAGCGACGACTTGGCGGTTACCGGGAATTATCGCACACTGGTACTCGAACACGCCGCCCCGATCGGATCACCGGGCTTTTTGCAGTCGCCTCCGTACCGATCGCTATCCCCGTCCATGAGATCGACGCGCCCACCGCTGCTCGCCCTCCTCGTCGTCCTGTCACTGTTCGCGGTTCCGCTTTCGGCGGTCGGCACCGCTCCGGTCTCCGACGGCCCGCAGTCGTCGTCGGTCGATACGGCCCGGCAGGCCGGGTCCTCGGCCGACTTGGCCGCCGCTGGCGCCGTCCAGGAGCAGGAACAGGAGCGAGATCCCGATCCCTCGACCGAAGAGACGATCGGCTACGTCGAGGGCTACTGGTACGACGACGAGTTGCCCGTCGACGACCGCGACAACGCCAGCCTTGACGACGACGAGCTCGAGGCGGTCGTCTACCGGTCCATGGCCCGGGTCGAGGTGATCCGGGGGTTGACCTTCCAAGACGACGTGCCGGTCGAGGTCGTCTCCCGCGACGAGTTCGAGTCCGAGCACGACGTCGTCGCCAACCTGAGCGGGGCCGAACGCCTTCAGGAGAACGTCAACTACGAGGCGCTGTTTATGGTCAACCGCTCTTCGAGCGCGATCGGCGGCATGGAGACGCTGTACGGCGGCGCGGTCGACGGCTACTACGAACCCGAGACCGATCGGATCGTTATCGTCTCGAACACCCCGGACGAGCCCGAGCTGAACGAAGTCGTCCTCGGCCACGAGCTGGTCCACGCCCTCCAGGACCAGCACTTCAACCTGACGAGTTTCGACCGCGAGACGATCGATCGCGACGCCGCGACGAACGGGCTCGTCGAGGGTGACGCCGTCACCGTCGAAACCGAGTACCAGAAGCGCTGCGAGGGCGAGTGGGAGTGTACGCTCCCCGAGGGACAGCCGGCGGTTCCCCCCGAGGTCAACTGGGGGATGTACTTCGCGGTCTTTCAGCCGTACGACGACGGCCCCAACTACGTCGAGACCCTTCGCGAGCGGGGCGGCTGGGCGGCCGTCAACGACGCCTACGACGACCCGCCGGCCAGCACGGCCGAAGTGATCCGGCCCGGCGAGGATCGCGACCCGGCCGCGATCGACGTCGAGGACCGATCGAGCGACGGGTGGCGGCAACTCGAGATCGACGGCGAACCCGCGAGCGAGACGGTCGGCGAGGCCGCGATGGTCGCGATGTTCGCCGGGACCGCGATCGATCCGTCCCAGCCATCGGTAATCGATCGCGGCTCGTTCCTCAACCTCGACGCGCAGGGCTACGTCGACGAGATCGACTACGATCAGTCGTACACGGACGGCTGGGCGGGCGACGAACTGGTGACGTACGTCGCCGACGACGTCGACGAGATCGACGATCCGACCGCCGCGGCGGACGACGCCGGCTACGTGTGGCGGACCGAGTGGAACTCGTCCGAGGACGCCGACGAGTTCGTCGACGGCTACCTCCGACTGCTCGCCATCCACGGTGCCGAACCCGTCGACGGCCGCCAGGACACGTTCAAGATCGACGACGACTACCCCGGCGCCTACTACGTCAACGTCGACAACGAGACGGTGACGATCGTCCGCGCGCCGTCCGTGGACGCGCTCGACGGTATCGAGGCGGGCGCCGCACCCGAGGGCGAGGACACGCTCGAATTCTCCGGCGCGGCGAGCGCCGAGGGCGGGGATACGGCGGGTGACGGCGACGGCGGCGCGGAATCCAGCGAGTCGATCCCCGGATTCGGCCTCCCCGTCGCGATCCTCTCGCTCTCGACCGGGACGCTCGCGATCCGATCGCGCCGATTGCGGTCGCGACGGTCATGATCGACGAAGCTTAGGATTCGTCGTTCGAAAGGAGACCGAATGGGCCGGGCCAGACTGTTCGCGGCCGTCGCGCTGGTAGTGCTGTCGGGGTGTGCGCTTCCCGGGAGTTCGGGACAGTTCGATACCGATCGCGAACTGGGCGCCGTCGACGACTACGCGCACGACGACGAGTTCGCGTTCGACGCGAGCGACGGCCTCACCGAACGCCAGCTCGAGGCGGTCAAGTACCGTTCGATGGCCCGAATCGAGGTCCTTCGCGGGCTCAAGTACGAGCGCGACGTGGAGCTCGAGGTGATCGACAGGGCGGAGTACCGCGAGCGCCGCGGCGAGAGCAACCCGGCCTCGCGGTTCGACGACGAGCTGTGGCGCGGCGCGTTCGTCGTCGACGAAGGGGCGGACCCGAACCGCGCGCTGGACGACCTTTACGGCGACGCGGTCCAGGGCTACTACGCGAACGATCGGATCGTCATCGTTACCGACGACCCCGACGAGATACGGATCGATCGCCGGGTGCTGGCCCACGAACTGGCCCACGCCCTCCAGGACCAGCACTTCGGACTCGGCCGCGACGGCGAGACGATCGACGAGCGCCGTGCCGAACTGGGGATCATCGAGGGCGAGGCGGAGTTCCTGGCGCGGCTGTACGACCGGCGCTGCGGCGGGACGTGGCAGTGTCTGCCCGACCGCGACCGCCCGGTGTCGGCGCCCGACGATCGGCGGTTCAACGTCGGGCTCTTCCTCTCGATCTACGCGCCGTACTCCGAGGGGCCGACGTTCGTCTCGCACCTCCGCGAGGCCGACGGCTGGCGCGGGGTCGATCGAGCCCACGACGAGCGGCCCGCGAGTACGGCGCAACTGATCCACCCCGAACGGTACCCCGATACTCGACCGGTCGACGTCGAGATCGAGGACCGATCGACCGACGAGTGGGACCCCATCACGGACGACGGCGGCGAGGTCCAGACCGAGACGATCGGCGAGGCGACCCTGTTCGCGACCCTTGTCGACAACGAGGTCGTCGACCCCGCGTCGATCGTCGGCGGCGAGGCCGACCTCTCGCCGTACAACTACTCCCACTCGTACACGGACGGCTGGGCCGGCGACGCCTTCCAGGCGTACGCGGACGGCGATCGGACGGGCCACGTCTGGCGCCTCCGGTGGGAGAGTACGGCGGACGCGGACGAGTTCGCCGACGCGTACCGCGAGTTACTCGGGAACAACGGCGCGGAGCGAGTCGACGACGGCATCTACCGCATCGCCGAGGACGAGTCCTTCACCGGCGCCTACCGCGTAACCGTCGCGGGCGATACCGTCACGATCGTCGGCGCCCCGACGGTGGACGATCTCGACGAGATCCGCGCCGAAGCCGACGCCGACGCGTCCATTTCGTCGACGCCAGCGGTCGCGTCCCCCGCGACTGTCGCCTCGTCGTCACCCGGACCGGCGCCCATCGGCGCCTGATCGCCACCGGCTGGCGAGACGACCGCCGAGCAGCCCCTCAATGATCACTCACGTGCGAACCGAAAGAAACACGTCTCGGTCCCGAGATGGAGCGGTATGCCGGCGTTCCGCCCGAACTCCACCGGATCGACCGTTCGACTCGCGACCTGGCTGTCTGTTCGGATCGTCGCGGCGGTCGTCCTCGTAACGTTCGCTTCATTCGCTCTCTCGAGCGTGCTGTTTCCCGGGCCGCCCTGGTTCGCCGTTACCCAGGCCATCGCGCTCCTGATCGCGCTCTGGCTGAGCCTGGTGTTGCTGTTCGAGGCGCTCGACGCCTTCCTCGACGCGAAACTCGAATCCGCCCACGGAGACGGCGAGTTCGAGGACGGAGGATAGCGGTCAGCTCAGGTCCACAGACTCGAACCGCCAGTAGCCGATCGCTAGCGGGATTCCGCCGGGTAGCTCGGTATCCCCGAAAACCGGATCGACGGCACCGGCCGCCGCAGACGGGCAGCTTTTTTGCCTCCGATCGGAAACTGCTGGTATGTCGAACCCGTTCGGAACCGTTCCGCCAGACGCTATTCTCGAGGGATCCGCGACCGACGCTTACTTCGAACGCACCCGATCGACGCTCGAACACGCGGGGAAGAACCCGCACGTTGTCGCCGAGGTAACGTCGGATCAGTTCCCGACCGGCGACTTTCAGGTCCTGACCGGCGTCGAGGACGTCGCGACGCTGTTCGAGGGTCGCGACGTCGACGTCGACGCGCTTCCGGACGGCCAACTGTTCGACGGCGGTCCCGTGGTGCGGATCGAGGGCCCGTACCTCGAGTTCGCCGAACTCGAGACGTCGCTGCTCGGGCTGTTGTCCCAGGCGAGCGGCTTCGCGACCGCCGCGCTGGAGGCCCGGCTGGCCGCGCCCGACTCGCTCGTGCTCTCGTTCGGCGCGCGCCACGTTCACCCGTCGATCTCGTCGATCGTCGAGCGCTCCTCGCTGCTGGCCGGCCTCGACGGCATCTCCCACGTCGCGGCAGGCGAGATCCTCGGTCGTGAGGCGAGCGGGACGATGCCCCACGCGCTCATGTTCTGTTTCGGCGAGGGAAACCAGGCCGACGCGTGGCGGGCGTTCGACGAGGCCGTTCCCGAGGAAACGCCGCGGATCGCCCTCGTCGACACGTTCTGGGACGAGAAAAGCGAGAGCCTGCTCGCCGCCGA
It includes:
- a CDS encoding Hvo_1808 family surface protein; its protein translation is MRSTRPPLLALLVVLSLFAVPLSAVGTAPVSDGPQSSSVDTARQAGSSADLAAAGAVQEQEQERDPDPSTEETIGYVEGYWYDDELPVDDRDNASLDDDELEAVVYRSMARVEVIRGLTFQDDVPVEVVSRDEFESEHDVVANLSGAERLQENVNYEALFMVNRSSSAIGGMETLYGGAVDGYYEPETDRIVIVSNTPDEPELNEVVLGHELVHALQDQHFNLTSFDRETIDRDAATNGLVEGDAVTVETEYQKRCEGEWECTLPEGQPAVPPEVNWGMYFAVFQPYDDGPNYVETLRERGGWAAVNDAYDDPPASTAEVIRPGEDRDPAAIDVEDRSSDGWRQLEIDGEPASETVGEAAMVAMFAGTAIDPSQPSVIDRGSFLNLDAQGYVDEIDYDQSYTDGWAGDELVTYVADDVDEIDDPTAAADDAGYVWRTEWNSSEDADEFVDGYLRLLAIHGAEPVDGRQDTFKIDDDYPGAYYVNVDNETVTIVRAPSVDALDGIEAGAAPEGEDTLEFSGAASAEGGDTAGDGDGGAESSESIPGFGLPVAILSLSTGTLAIRSRRLRSRRS
- a CDS encoding nicotinate phosphoribosyltransferase — encoded protein: MSNPFGTVPPDAILEGSATDAYFERTRSTLEHAGKNPHVVAEVTSDQFPTGDFQVLTGVEDVATLFEGRDVDVDALPDGQLFDGGPVVRIEGPYLEFAELETSLLGLLSQASGFATAALEARLAAPDSLVLSFGARHVHPSISSIVERSSLLAGLDGISHVAAGEILGREASGTMPHALMFCFGEGNQADAWRAFDEAVPEETPRIALVDTFWDEKSESLLAAETLGDDLDGVRIDTTGSRRGDFRHIVREVRWELDARGYEDVDIFCSGGLDPDRLRELRDVADGFGVGSYVTNRDPIDFSLDIVEISEGSSDPSSSRTQSGDDGEPISKRGKLSGVKEVYRTPDGGHHVALADRDGPADGEALLEPLVRDGDVVREFDLDAASDRCLADAEVVGFGGFEE
- a CDS encoding Hvo_1808 family surface protein — encoded protein: MGRARLFAAVALVVLSGCALPGSSGQFDTDRELGAVDDYAHDDEFAFDASDGLTERQLEAVKYRSMARIEVLRGLKYERDVELEVIDRAEYRERRGESNPASRFDDELWRGAFVVDEGADPNRALDDLYGDAVQGYYANDRIVIVTDDPDEIRIDRRVLAHELAHALQDQHFGLGRDGETIDERRAELGIIEGEAEFLARLYDRRCGGTWQCLPDRDRPVSAPDDRRFNVGLFLSIYAPYSEGPTFVSHLREADGWRGVDRAHDERPASTAQLIHPERYPDTRPVDVEIEDRSTDEWDPITDDGGEVQTETIGEATLFATLVDNEVVDPASIVGGEADLSPYNYSHSYTDGWAGDAFQAYADGDRTGHVWRLRWESTADADEFADAYRELLGNNGAERVDDGIYRIAEDESFTGAYRVTVAGDTVTIVGAPTVDDLDEIRAEADADASISSTPAVASPATVASSSPGPAPIGA